The Gloeobacter morelensis MG652769 genome contains the following window.
TTCCTCAGCGGTTTCAAGCGACTGGGAGGCGACCACTTTGTCATGGGAGAACACCGGGGAAAAGGGAGCAGAAGGTGCTTTTCAAGACAGCGGCGACGTAGATAAATATGCACCGACTCGCGATGCTTTCCCAGATAGTGGAGTGTCGCAAACATCGCTGGCCTTCGACAACGAACAAACCGGCAGTGACGACTCGGCTGCCTGGGAGCCATTTTCAGAGTGGGTTGCCACTGATAAGACTGATGTGGCCGGTCAGGATTATTGGGCGATTGACAGTGCATCGATCGACGCCCAGGAAGGTGTTGGCGATGAGAGTCCGCGGGTTTTGCAGGCCCAGCTGCGTGTCGAGGTGGACGGAGCGGATGCCGGGGAGTTGGCAAGCACCACCGAAGAAGGGTTGGTCACTGAGTGGCTCACTGATGTCGGCAAAGCGAGCCTATCCGGCCTGGGATTGGTGCAGGAGTTGACCTACCCGATTTGGAAACAGTTTGAAGAACCGCAAGGCAAACCCAAAAACTTCAACCTGTCGTTTCGGGACATTTCGGGTTTTCCGGAACCGACCGGTCATGCCTACATCAACCGGATGGATTCTCTGACTGGAAATCCTCAAAAGTGGAAAGGTTTGCGCTTGGACTATGGGCCATTTCCGGTGAAAGATTTGGCCAGCGGAAACTTCAAAAAAGACCCGTTGACCGGGAAAAAAATGTACGAGGTCGGCTGGCACTGGAATCAAGATGGCTCTGAGCGTGCTTTCGGTATCAAAAATCATACAGAAATTGATGCTGGGACATTCCCAGAAGCCCTTGGTCGCACCCTCAAGGAAGCGAAACAACTTGGACGAGCAGCACTGGTGGGTGGGGTGTTTCTCGATGCTTGGGCGATGGGCAGCGCTATCTACACCGGTCTGCACAGCGGCGAGTGGAACCCTGCCGTCGTCGAAGGAGCCCGGATAACTGGTGGCTGGGCAGGCGGCTGGGCGGCGGCGCAGGCAGGCGGTGGTCTGGGGGCCACCCTCGGCACCACGATGCTGCCCGGTGTCGGTACGATCGTCGGGGGAGCGGTGGGGGGACTGGCTGGGGGAGCCTTGGGGTACTTTGGCGGGTCGGCGGCGGGAGAGGCTGTGGCAGAGCAGGCCACGGGCGTTCCACATCCAAAACCCTAGTGCAGGAGGCGCGTAGGCATGCTGAAAAATTATTGGAGGGCGCTGCTTCAAGACTGGCACTACTTTTGGGAGTCTTTGGAAGAACGGAGAAATGCCGCTATCCGAGACAAACTCAGGGTGCACAATGCCCAGGAGCTACTGGAGCGCTACGCCCGGGGCGAGCGCGATTTCATCAGGGCCAGTCTGACGAAAGCGGACCTGCGGGGGGTGGACCTGTCGGGAGCTTGCTTGACGAAAGCCTTCTTGAAAGGAGCGGACCTGCGCGGAGCAAACCTGATCGGGGCGACGTTCGACTACTACACCGACCTGGAAGGGGTGCTCATCGACGAGCACACACAGCTGGACCCCAAATGGCGCACGGTGTGGGAATTGGTCAACCTGCCGCTAGTCAAGGGCCGCCAACTGCCGGGAGCAGATCTTGCCAGAACCCAGCTGACGGGGGTGCATTTGCAACGGGCCAACCTGACGGGGGCTGATCTTACAGAGACTTGCTTGGACGAAGCAGAACTGCAGGAAGCGAATCTGGAGGGGGCTATCCTACGTGAGGCACGTTTTGTCAGTGCCAATTTGCGCGGGGCGAACCTCAGAGGAGCCGACTGCCGGGAGACCAAACTGTTTGATGCCAACCTGTGTGATGCTGACCTGCGCGAGGCCAAGCTGCAAAAAGCGAACCTGATCGAAGCTTTATTGGTCAGTGCTGATTTGCGCGGGGCGGACCTGCGCGAAGCGGACTTGGACGGCGCGAACTGGAAAGGAGCCAATCTGGAGGGGGCGGTCTTCACTGGTGCCACGATGCCCGACGGGAGCATCCATGACTGAAAACCTGGCACTAAGGGGCGGCACACCGGGCCGACCGGGCTCAGGCATCTGTGCGCGACTGGGTAGGCTCGGTGAGCACGTACTGGTTAAGAAGACGCACCAGCAGGGCGGCGGTAAAACCGACGATCAACAGCAGCGCCAGACCGACCAGCGAGAAGAGGGTCGAGAGGAGCAAATTGGTCACAAAGGGCGGAATAAAGCGCAGGAACGGCCCCAGATAGGAAAAAGCAACCAGCCCACCCACGGCCACCGCCGCGTAAGTGCCCACGAAGGCGGCGGCCAGGGCCGCACCGGCCCAATCGACGGTGACCAGGGCGACCACCAGACCGAAGGCCACCCCGGCGGCCAGCCAGCCGACCGGGAGATTGCCCAGCCGTAGCCAGAAGAGGGCCGCCACCAGAAAGCCGGTGCCGACGGTAGCGACCAGGGCACTGCCCACGCCGATACCGGCGGCGACGGGAGTGCTGGCCGCCCGGGTGAGGGTGCGGATGGAGGCGCCCGCGTAGGCCCCGAGGGCGGTCCCGGCGAGGGCAGCAAGGGCGATGCCGAGCAAGACGAGCGGTAAAGAGGTGCCGATCAGGTCCATGGGCGTCTCACCTGAGAGCTTCGTTGTCTATGTTAGACTTCCGCTCCGCCCGCCGGTGGATTGCAGCGGATTTCGAGCATGAATCCGTCCGGGTCAAAAAAATAGATGCCCCGGCCGGTGGGGCGGCTGACCGGTCCATGGTCGATGGGCACACCGTGGGCCAACAGCACCGCCACTGCCTCGTCGAAGGCCTCCGGGGCGACGTCGAAGGCCAGGTGGTGGGCGCGGGTGAAAGCTTTGTGCGGATCCGGGTCGGGAGGAGCCAGTTCGGGCTCGAAGAATAGATCGATGACCGTGCCGTCCGGGGTGACGAAATTGGCGATTTTACCCGCCGCCACCTGAGCGCGCAGCGTCGAAGGTACCGCCTCGCCCGTTAGTTCCTTCAGGCCCAGCACCTCTGCGTAGAAGCGGCGCGAGGCGGCCAGATCCCGCACGTTGAAGGCGAGGTGATGGACCCGGCGCAGCGCACCGGCAGTCAGCCCTTTCGTACTCGAGACGGACACAGGCGAGGCTCCTCAGATCCTTTGGCCACCACCTTAACCGCTGGTGAGAATCTCGAATAGTTCGCCGCTGCTCAATTCTTCAGCCAGAGCGGCTAGAGCGGAGCGCACCCGGTCCACTTCGACTGTCCCGCCGCCCGTCTGCACTTCTGTCCACAGCACGCTCGCCATCGCCACGTCTACCTGCTCGACGCGCTCGCCCGACCGGTAGCCCAGCCGAATCGCTTCAAAAAGCGACTGTTGCGCCGCAGCCCAGTTTTGTTGCTGGCGGCGCGCTTCAAAGAGCGACAGCAGCGCGTGGCGCAGCAGGCCCACCGCCTGGGCGCGGCGAAAACACTCGCACGCCTGCAGGTACTGCGCCTCGGCCCCGGTCCACTGCCGGCCCTGGTAGGAGATATTGCCCAACAGCAAATACCCAAGCCCCAGCTCCGAATCTTCTCCTAGCCGTTCTGCCAGGCGAATGCCCTGGGCGCAGAGGCTCTCGGCTTTGTTGGTGGCGGAAATTTCGATGAGCAAGTTGGCCTGGCGCAACAACTGCTGCAACAGCTCCGCCTCGCGGTTGGTCAACTCCAACAGCGCAATCGCCTGGGCGCGGGCGTAGATGGCCGCCTGCAGATCACCGTTTTCTTCGTGCAGCTGGGCGAGCTGATCCCAGGTGCCCACCGCGCTGTGGGCCGACTCGGCTTCTATAAACGCCCGAATCGCCAGCCGCAAACTCGCCATCGCCTGCTCCAGGTGGATCGGTTGTTGCAGAGCGGCCATCTGGGTATAGGTGCGGCCTTCGAGCAGCGAGCGCGAGTAACCGGCTTCAAGCGCACCGCACAACAGCAGCACCCGCCGGCAGTAGACCATCGCCCGGGTGGGTTGTTCGCTGCGCTGCAACAACAGTGCCCCTTCGAGCAGACAGTGGATCTCGCGCACCGGCAGATGAAAGCGCCAGGCCAACTCCCGGGCCTGCTCCAATTTCTCAAACGCAAGACCCGATCCGGGAAAGCGCTCGTGGGCCAACCCTTTGGCCGATTCGACCACCAGTTCGATCAGATGCTCGACCACCGGGGCGTAGCGCCGCTGGAGCGCCTGCCAGTTTCCTCTCGCCCGCGGCAGGCTCAAATCCAGCACCATCCCCAGGCCCGGTTCGGGCGACTCGCTGCGCTCGAGGTGAGCTGCGAGCGCTTCGAGCGCGGCCGGCTCGTCAGGCTCCTGTTGCACTGCGCTCCAGAGCGCCGCGAGTTCGGTCGGTTCCATAGTTGGCCTGTCGATAACAGTAGTCGTGAAAAAAAGTCCGCGCCAGGCGCGGACCTTCAGGAAGTTCCTATAGATGCCAATAGATAGCGCTAGACGAGGCTCAGGCGCTCGCCGTGGCGAGCGTACCATTCGAGGGTGCGCCGCAGGCCCTCGGCCAGTCCGGTGCGGGCGGCAAAGCCGAACTCGGCGCGAGCCCGGGAGGTGTCGAGGCAGCGGCGGGGCTGACCGTTGGGCTTGTCGGTCTCCCAGAGGATTTCGCCTTTAAAATCCATCAGTTCGCACAGCATCTCCACCAGATCCCGGATGGAAATTTCCTCCCCGGTGCCCAGGTTGACCGGCTCCGCCCCGTCGTAAGTGCGGGCGGCTTCGACGATACCGGCCGCCGCATCATCGACATAAAGAAACTCCCGCGTCGGACTGCCGTCGCCCCACACCGGCAACGTCCTCTGTCCGGCTTGTTGGGCCAGGGCGATTTTGTGAATGAGCGCCGGGATGACGTGGGAGCTTTTCGGGTCGAAGTTATCCCAGGGACCGTAGAGATTGACCGGCAGCAGGTAGATGCCGTTGAAGCCGTACTGCGCCCGGTAGGCCTGCAACTGCACGAGCAGTGCTTTTTTGGCGACGCCGTAGGGAGCGTTGGTCTCCTCGGGGTAGCCGTTCCAGAGATCGTCCTCGCGAAAGGGCACCGGGGTGAACTTCGGGTAGGCGCAGATCGTGCCCACACAGACAAATTTGCCCACACCGGCTTTGTAGCTCTGGTGGATGAGATGGGTGCCCATCATCAAGTTGTCGTAGTAGAGTTCGGCCGGTTTTTCGCGGTTGAGGCCGATACCGCCCACCTTGGCCGCCAGGTGGATGACGACGTCCATGCCTTCGACGGCCCGCGCGCAGGCATCCGGCTCGCGCAGATCCAGTTCGCCCGAGCGCGGGGTAATCAGGTTCTGCGCCCGGGCGCCCCGGGCCAGCAGTTGTTCGACAACGTGGCGGCCGAGAAAGCCGCCTGCACCGCTCACCAGGATCTTGGCGCGCTCGAAGTCCGTTTGCATTGCGAAGAGGCCCCTCTCAGGTCGTAGATCAGTGTACCGTGGGCGGCCGTGGGCGGCCGAGTTTACCAAGCAGGCGGGAATGTCGTAGCATCGGTAGGTCTTTGAATACGCAGGATGCGCCAACAAACCGTACCCCGCTTCGGACGGCCCTGGCTGGAGGGTCTGGCGAACGGCCTGACCGTACTCATCGTCGTCTCGACCCTGTGTTGGGATGCGCTATCGGTGCTGTTCGCCTACTGGATGGCCTACGAAGTGCGTGCCTCCAGTCCCAATACACTGTACGGACCGGAATTTTATTGGGCGCTCGCGCAATTTAGCGTGATCTCCACACTGCTGGTGTTTGCCGCTTCCGGCCTGTACCGGGCACCGGGCTATCAGTCGCGCTTCGACGAAGTGGCCAAGGCGCTCATCGGGCTTGTCCTCGCCTTTGCGATCGTGGTGGCGGGGGTATTTTTCTTCCGCGAGGCGTCTTTTTCGCGCTTCGTGCTGCTTTATGCCTGGGCAGTGGCGGCGGTATCGATCGTGGCGGGGCGGCTGGCGCTGCAGCAGATCAACCGCAGCCTCAGAGGGCGTGGTTTCGGATTGCAGCCGGTGCTCATCGTCGGTACCGGAGCACCGGCCGAATCGCTCAAGGCGCTGCTCGCGACCAATCCGCAGTGGGGATTGCATCTGGTGGGTCTGGTGACCGAGGAAGTTGAGGAGGCCACCGAACATCGTGATGTGATTGCCTCGGTCGCTACCTTGGGCCGCTATCTTGCCACCCACGAGGTGGCGGAAGTCTGGGTGGCCCTACCCGACTATCCGCGCAGGCAGCTGCTCGAACTGTTGCAGGTGATTACCGCCGTGCGGCCGGTGCAGATCCGGCTGCTGCCGGGGATTCTCGAGTATGTGACCGCCCGTATGCAGGTGGATGTGCTGGGGGGAACGGCGCTGCTCACGCTGCAGGATACGCCGCTCAGACGTGCTTCCAATCGTTTTGCCAAGCGATTTCTGGACATTGTGCTTTCCGGGTTCGGTCTGGTGCTCGGGGCGCCTTTGTTCGTGCTGATTGCCGCCGCAGTCAAGTGCAGCAGCCCGGGACCGGTCTTCTACCAGCAGGAACGCATCGGCCGCGACGGGGCCGTGTTCTGGATTTATAAGTTCCGCACCATGCGCGAGGGTGCCGAGGGACAACAACCGGGCTGGACAACCCGCGACGATCCGCGACGCACGCCGGTGGGGGCGTTTTTGCGCCGCACCAGCCTCGACGAATTGCCGCAACTCTGGAACGTGCTGGTGGGCGAGATGAGCCTGGTCGGACCCAGACCGGAGCGGCCTATCTATGTCGAACGCTTCAGCCAGGACATCCCCAAGTACCTCGATCGGCATCTGGTCAAGACGGGAATTACCGGCTGGGCGCAGATTCATGGTCTACGGGGCGACACGTCGATTCCCGATCGGGTGCGCTACGACCTCTACTACATCGAAAACTGGTCGCTGCTGCTCGATCTGCGCATTATCCTCGTCACGGCGTTACAGGTGTTGTTTCACCCGGAGGACGCCTACTAACGGCGGGCATCAATGCCACAGTTCGGGGTGTCTGGCAAAAAATTTAAGGGCGGAGCTGGTGTGCAGCACCCGCAAATAGTTGAATGAATTGCGGGTGCTGGCACGCTGATATTTGTGCACGGCAGTGGCCTGGGGATCAAACAGCACCCGAAAACCGTTTTTCCAAGCGTCGTGGCACAGTTGTACATCTTCAAAGTACAAAAAATAGCGTTCGTCAAATAAACCGTACTTCGAGACATAATCGCCGGAGATCATCATAAAAGCTCCGATACCCCAATCGATTTGCTGGGGCTGCTCAGCATCGTAAAGCTCTTCGCAGTAGTACTTGAAGGGATATAACTTGCGCTGCATCCTCTCCCCCAGCAAGTTGCGCAGCACAAAATAGGTGAGCGTCGGAAAATGACGCACCGACGGTTGCACCGATTGATCCGGATACAGCAACTTAGGACAAACAATGGCAACATCGGGCGCCGAGTCGATGGTGTGTATCAGTCGTGCAATCGTCCACGGTTGAAAAACAACATCCGGATTGACGAGCACGTAGTAACGGCTTGGAAAGTAACGCACGATCTGATTGTTCGCCTGGCCAAATCCGAGATTGCTGCCAATTTTCACACCAAAAAATATATCGCTATATCGATTCGCGTATCCATCGATGATTGATGGGCAGTTGTCCGACGAAGCATTGTCAATGACTACCATTCGCCCTTCCCGACGGCAGCCGTTGTTCAACGTGGCTAAACAGGATTCGATCGATTCGTTGAGCGTGCCGGAGGAGTTGTGGGTGACGATGATGAACGTGATCTCCTTGACCGATGTCGCTTCTTTCAAGAATTTTTTGGGAATCAGATTCACCTATGTACCTCGTCTGTGCGGTAGCTGCGGAAGGACTGTGGGCGGGCTTTACCAGTCGGACAACTGGACGCGCCTCCAGGTGTGCGGTGCCCCGCTGACTTTAATGTAAAGATAATTGCGATCCCAGCGCATTTCTCCGGCCTCCCCTTGCGGATCGCGGGAGGAAGCGGGCGGTGAAGAGGCGTTGAGGACAAAGGCCGGACTGCGCAGGCCGGTGCAGGTGACGAAGCCGTTGCCGTCGACTTGGTAGAGAAGCCGCTGTTTCGGGCCGACAAACTGGATGTAATGCTGGTGCTTGCCCTCTGCATACAGCACCACGTTGCTGTTGGAGGAGTCTCGAAAACCGTAGAGGGGACTGGTGGGACCTGAAGCGACCAGAAAGCCCATCGAAATGGCGCTCTGGGACATGAAGCCTATCTGAAAAGGGCTGCGCTGGCGGTACGCCACTCCCACCGCTTTGCTGCCGAGGTTTACCACATCGATGCCCAGGGTGGTCAGTTTTGCCAAAGTATCGTCGGACTTGGCGTTGAGCACGCCGAGTTCCATCCCGGCGCAGGCATCGGCACCAGAATCGGCGGTGAGGGTGACATTGGCGTTGATCGCCCAGATCTTGGTGACTGGGTTGAGCACAGCCCCGACGCCGTTGGCCGGGACGTAGGGGGTGGTGTCGAGTTTGCCGGTCACGCGGTACCAACCGCTGACGTTGATCTGTTTATTGGCCGCGTCCCAGGTGGTCACCTCACCGCTGTACTTGGGGCTGTGCTGGGTATCGACGATCATGCCGGGTTTGAGTTGGGCAAAGTCGATGGCGGCGGCGGTGCGCACAAAATTCTGGCCGTAGGTGGTACCGGAAGCCGGCAGGTTGCTTGCCGGCGGCCCAAAACCCTGAACGTACAGAGCGACGCTGTCGCGCGTGAAGTACGTCGAAAGACCACTGCGGCTGGTCCCCAGGATCTGAGCCTGGGGATCGGCGTTGAGAGGATTGGCGATCACGCTCGCCACGCTGGCCCGATCGAATGTGCCGTAGGTGCGGCGAAAAACTTTGAGTTGGCTGAGGGTGAGCCCCCGCCTCGGACCCTCGGCCAATTCCGGTGGGCCGAGCAGGCTCTCGGGTGAAAAGCCGTCCCCGGGCTCCACCTTGGGGCGGCCGCCCTGGGCGAGGGCACCGCCGGCCGTACCGGTAAAGGCGGCCAGGGTCGCACCAACTCGAAACAGGACGCGACGCGAAATTGAACGCAACAGCTTATCCATCAAAGATCTCCCGATATAGTGCCCGGCTGGCTCAGACTGCCGTCAACCCAACAGCAGCATCCCCAGCGTCCGGGCCAGATTGTGTTTGAAATAGCGGTGTTTAAGGATCTTGACTTTGCGGTTCAACAGGTTGTGGCGGGCGAGGTCGGCATAATCGGCTACGAGGATGCGGGTTGCCGGATCGAGCCGCTCGGCGTAGCGCTCCAAAAACGCTTGCGCTTGCCGCTGGGTATCCAACAGCGAGCGGCGGATCTCTGCGATGGCACCCAAGCGATCCACGATATAGGCGGCGGAGAAGCGCTTCGCGCCCAGGCGGTTGCGCTGGTGCTGGCGGTAATCGACCAAAGGGCGCTCAATCGAGGCGATCTGGCCAAAAGCGGCGGCCACCAAGGCCAGCCACCAGTCGTGCATCACCGCCGCCGCCACTGGGATGGGAAGTGCCAGCGCCCGCAGAGGGGCATTGATCATCGTGGCGCAACCGGTAACCACGTTTTGCACCAGCAGGTGTTGGAGCCGAGCGCGGTGCGGATCAAGCGATTGATACTTCCAGAACGAGGGGCTGAGCGGCCGCATCTGGGCGTCTACCACCGCCAGGTCGCTGTGCACCAGCACCGGGCAGCGGCTGCGGGTGCGCTCCGCGGTGCGCATTGCTTCGAGGGTCGTAGCAATTTTCTGCGGCCACCAGCGATCGTCTTGATCGCAAAACATCAGGTAGTCGGCTCTGGATCTCTGCAACAATTCGGCGAAACTGCCGCACGCTCCCAGGCGCCGTCCATCCGGCTCGACAAGCACAATGCGTGGGTCCAGCCCACAGTAGTGCTTGAGGATGGTGAGGGTACCGTCCTGGGAGCCGTCGTCCCGGACCTGCAGTTGCCAATCGCTCCAGGTCTGAGCGCGCAGACTGTCGAGCTGCTCGGCCAGGAAAGGTTCTCCGTTATAAGTGGCGAGCAAAATTTCGACGGTCATGGGGATTTTAACTGTGGGAGTCAGACGGGCTCGATCGCTTTGGTCGGCCGGGAAGGCAACGGCGCCGTTTTGCGCGGAAGGAGCTTGGAGAAGTAATAACTTCCAGCCAAAATGGGCACAATGATAATCAGCTCGTTGGTGAGCAAGAAACTAAACAGGTTGATATCGACGGCCGCGAAGGTGATGTTGACGACAAACGACAGCCAGAGCATCACACCAAACGTATTTTTGATATACCGTAGCGCATAGTAACGTACAAATCCGATAAGAAGCCCCACGCCGAAAGAGTACAGCCACGAAAACTGCTTGAAGAAGACGATCCCTTCCACCTGATTGTGGGAGTTGGGTCCGAAGCCGCTATAGATACCGAACAAAAGGTAGAAGATATATCCGCCGATGTTGTAGCTGTGCTCGGTGAGCCTCAAAAAGCTAGTCAGATCGTTTGTTATGTACGTCAGGAAGTTGCCGAAGCGCTGCTCAAGCGCTGGAATCAAGTCCAGGCCAAAGGCATAGTAGTATACATCGCCCTCGGCCACCATCCGGGTCAACAGCAAATCGGTGATGGTCGCTTCGCCGCGGGCAAGCGAGGTCAGCGACAGAACAAACAGCAGCCCCGCCACACCCGCTGCGGCGATGGCCGTGGCCGTGAGGTTCTTAAAGCCTCTGGGCGTCTTGACCAACAATGAGACGAAGAACACTTTGAAGATAAGGGTGAGAATGCCGCCCTTGGATCCCGACAACAACCCGGCGAGCACGTAGACACTCAACATACCGCTGTAGAGAAATCGCTGCCAGGGCAGACGTTCGCTGAACAGCAGCAACAGTACGGGGAAAACG
Protein-coding sequences here:
- a CDS encoding pentapeptide repeat-containing protein — protein: MLKNYWRALLQDWHYFWESLEERRNAAIRDKLRVHNAQELLERYARGERDFIRASLTKADLRGVDLSGACLTKAFLKGADLRGANLIGATFDYYTDLEGVLIDEHTQLDPKWRTVWELVNLPLVKGRQLPGADLARTQLTGVHLQRANLTGADLTETCLDEAELQEANLEGAILREARFVSANLRGANLRGADCRETKLFDANLCDADLREAKLQKANLIEALLVSADLRGADLREADLDGANWKGANLEGAVFTGATMPDGSIHD
- a CDS encoding GDP-L-fucose synthase family protein; protein product: MQTDFERAKILVSGAGGFLGRHVVEQLLARGARAQNLITPRSGELDLREPDACARAVEGMDVVIHLAAKVGGIGLNREKPAELYYDNLMMGTHLIHQSYKAGVGKFVCVGTICAYPKFTPVPFREDDLWNGYPEETNAPYGVAKKALLVQLQAYRAQYGFNGIYLLPVNLYGPWDNFDPKSSHVIPALIHKIALAQQAGQRTLPVWGDGSPTREFLYVDDAAAGIVEAARTYDGAEPVNLGTGEEISIRDLVEMLCELMDFKGEILWETDKPNGQPRRCLDTSRARAEFGFAARTGLAEGLRRTLEWYARHGERLSLV
- a CDS encoding glycosyltransferase; the encoded protein is MNLIPKKFLKEATSVKEITFIIVTHNSSGTLNESIESCLATLNNGCRREGRMVVIDNASSDNCPSIIDGYANRYSDIFFGVKIGSNLGFGQANNQIVRYFPSRYYVLVNPDVVFQPWTIARLIHTIDSAPDVAIVCPKLLYPDQSVQPSVRHFPTLTYFVLRNLLGERMQRKLYPFKYYCEELYDAEQPQQIDWGIGAFMMISGDYVSKYGLFDERYFLYFEDVQLCHDAWKNGFRVLFDPQATAVHKYQRASTRNSFNYLRVLHTSSALKFFARHPELWH
- a CDS encoding VOC family protein; this translates as MSVSSTKGLTAGALRRVHHLAFNVRDLAASRRFYAEVLGLKELTGEAVPSTLRAQVAAGKIANFVTPDGTVIDLFFEPELAPPDPDPHKAFTRAHHLAFDVAPEAFDEAVAVLLAHGVPIDHGPVSRPTGRGIYFFDPDGFMLEIRCNPPAGGAEV
- a CDS encoding glycosyltransferase family 2 protein; this encodes MTVEILLATYNGEPFLAEQLDSLRAQTWSDWQLQVRDDGSQDGTLTILKHYCGLDPRIVLVEPDGRRLGACGSFAELLQRSRADYLMFCDQDDRWWPQKIATTLEAMRTAERTRSRCPVLVHSDLAVVDAQMRPLSPSFWKYQSLDPHRARLQHLLVQNVVTGCATMINAPLRALALPIPVAAAVMHDWWLALVAAAFGQIASIERPLVDYRQHQRNRLGAKRFSAAYIVDRLGAIAEIRRSLLDTQRQAQAFLERYAERLDPATRILVADYADLARHNLLNRKVKILKHRYFKHNLARTLGMLLLG
- a CDS encoding undecaprenyl-phosphate glucose phosphotransferase, producing the protein MRQQTVPRFGRPWLEGLANGLTVLIVVSTLCWDALSVLFAYWMAYEVRASSPNTLYGPEFYWALAQFSVISTLLVFAASGLYRAPGYQSRFDEVAKALIGLVLAFAIVVAGVFFFREASFSRFVLLYAWAVAAVSIVAGRLALQQINRSLRGRGFGLQPVLIVGTGAPAESLKALLATNPQWGLHLVGLVTEEVEEATEHRDVIASVATLGRYLATHEVAEVWVALPDYPRRQLLELLQVITAVRPVQIRLLPGILEYVTARMQVDVLGGTALLTLQDTPLRRASNRFAKRFLDIVLSGFGLVLGAPLFVLIAAAVKCSSPGPVFYQQERIGRDGAVFWIYKFRTMREGAEGQQPGWTTRDDPRRTPVGAFLRRTSLDELPQLWNVLVGEMSLVGPRPERPIYVERFSQDIPKYLDRHLVKTGITGWAQIHGLRGDTSIPDRVRYDLYYIENWSLLLDLRIILVTALQVLFHPEDAY